The nucleotide sequence CTGTATTTTTCCATTTGGTATTTAATTCGTAACTCCGGATTTTCAGAGTTGATTATATATACCAAACACTAACTTTTAGATTTTATACTCATTATTTTGAGAAAAAAAATATTTATTTACACTTTTAAGAGAAAGGGTAGGAGAGAAATGGTTACAAAATCAGGAAATGTATCCCGAACTTTCTTGATGGACCGCTGGATTAGGTTCTGAATAGATTGATAATTGATATGCATTAATTGCTCAATTTCTTCGAATGAAAGCTCTTCAATATAGCGGTAGTAAAGAACTTCCTTTTGCCTGGGAGATAGTATTTTAAGTATTTCGATTACTTTTTGATTGCGTTCCTGCGCTTCTTCTTTGTCAATAAGGTTATCTTCCGTTATATAGTCGACTGTTAATAAAGATTCAGTCGAGTCAATGGAACAAAAGCTAATGTTTTTCCTAAACACATTAATTAATTCATTTTTCAGAGCAACGAACAGATAAAATTTAATATTAGTTGTAGTGTTAAGATTGCTACGATTACTATATATTTTCACAAACACATCGTGTATGCAGTCTTTAACTAATTCTCTATTTGAAGTAAAGCGCATGCCAAAAGAAAACATAAGCTGAGCATATTCTTCATAGATACTTGCATAAGCTTTTTCGTCCCCCATCCGGAAACGATCCCACAAAGATTGAGTATTTTCTATTGTATTAGATTCTACAAGCATTATTCGTTATTTTCGAGAGCACAAAGCTAGATTATTTCTAAACCCTCACAAAAATAATAATATATGTTATAATGAAAGTGTTTCCATCCGTGTATTTGTGAAATAAATTAAAATAATATAGATAAATAAGCGCTTTGTTAACTTTGTTTCAGTAAAGATTACTTAGTGCTCCGAAATATCATGGCCAGTTTTCATTCCTTATAGGATTGGATGATAAAAGATATATCTTTCGAGGCAAAAAGTATATACTTTTTGGGGTATAAGTATATACTTATTGAACAACAAGTACTAACAAATTGCGCAACAGGTTTTACTTGCGCTCATTTTTCATACTGTTTAGCGAGAAAACCTTCACATCCTTCGCTCACAGTGCTTTTTTCTTTGGGAAGACCGATTCTTTAATTCATTTTCTACTTTAGAGAAGTAAACCGGAAGCCACTTCTTCTTCAACAGATGCTCCTTTTAATGCGTTAACAATTGCTAGTCCAAAATGAAAAACAAGTCCCGGCCCTTTTCCCGTAATGATGTTTCCGTCTACTTCTACAGGACCTCCTGATGGAGCCGCACCAATTAGTTTAGATTCAAAACCAGGATAACAAGTTACCGAACGTCCCTTCAGCAAACCCAATCCACCTAAAACTAATGGCGCAGCACAAATAGCGGCAATAATTTTTTCTTCTTTATATTTGCTTATAAGTAACTCTTTTAGGGGGATATAAGCATTAAGATTGCTGCTCCCGGGCATTCCTCCTGGTAATACAAATGCATCTATATCATTATATTCCATTTCGTTAAAGAGCACATCCGACTTAATAGAGATTCCATGAGCCCCGGTTACCGTTTTAGAACCCGTTACCGACGAAATCATTACATCTATACCGCCACGGCGCAAAACATCAATGGTTCCTACTGCTTCAGTTTCTTCGAAACCGGTGGCTAGAAATATAACAGCTTTTTTCATTTTAGATTAATTATTATCGAAGTGAATACCTGTAAGTAATAGTACCACTTTGGTTGTTATTTCCATTGATACTATTGAATTTAGCTCTTCGGGCGGCTTCAATAGCACTCTTTCGCATGGAAGAATTATCTATGTTAGTCCCCTTGCCAATTTCAGAAAATATGACGTTTCCTTTTGGATCAACCGTAATATTTATAACAATTCTACCCTCTTCCTGAATGGTGTATGCCGGGCGTGGTAATCCTCCTGAACCTATAGAACGACCGTTTAGAGAGAATGATCCGTAACCACCAACACCTTCGTTGGCTCCATGATCCGAATTCCCAAAAGGACTTCCTTGATTTCCAGTGCCTGATTGACCAGAACCTTGGCTGCTACCAGCTGCGCTTCCGGCTCCAAAAGCTCCGGCTACCTTATTGCTGATAGCCCTTTCTTTTTGGCGTTGGGCATCTGCCAGCTTTTGTTGTTCTGCTTTTTCCTTTTGAATTCTATCCTGTTCGCGTTTTACAGCTTCTTCTTTCTTACGTTGTTCTTCCTTCTTCTTTTTTGCTTCAGCCAAAGCAACACTTTCTTCTATATCCTGTGTTACGAGTTCTTCTTTCGGTGTTTCGGTCTGTGCAACCTGAGGAGGGGGAGGAGTAGTTGTTTCCAACGGTTCCTGTCCGGTATTTAACGGTTCGAACGTGCCGGCTGCTTCGTCTACATTTCCGAAGTTAACAAGCACACCGCTATCTTCTTCCGGTACTACCGTGCTTAAAACTGTTAGCGACAAGACCAACAGAATCAGCAGGTGAAATCCAACGGAGCCTAAAAAACCATATAAATCATCTTTATTGAACTTCATACCTTTTTATCTTTGCGGACGGGTAGCAAGTACCATTTTGAATTTATTCGCGTTCGCAATGTTCAGAATCTTTACAATTTCTTTATAAGGAACTGATTCGTCTGCGTAGAGAGCAACAAACATTTCCGGTTCCTTCGTATAGCTTTCCTGTAAAAAGGGAGTAATTTCATCGTACGTAACCTGTACTTCACGCTGATTTCCAAATGCAACATAATAATTCAGTCCGGCATCAATCGTAAGCCTTGTAAGCGGTTTGGCCGCTGTTTGCTTTTGCGATTGAGGCAGAGTAACCTTTATTGCGTTAGGAATCACAACTGTACTGGATATCATAAAGAAAATCAACAACAAGAAGATGACGTCTGTCATCGATGCCATGCTGTAGTTTTCATTTATCTTTGTTCTTCTTTTTAGTGCCATGTTTTATCGCTTAATTAGCTGGTTCGTTCAACAGGTCCATAAACTCCATGGTACGAGCTTCCATTTTGTTTACAACATTGTCTACTTGCGAAACCAGATAGTTGTAAGCAAATAAAGCAATAATACCAACAACCAATCCTCCTACA is from uncultured Macellibacteroides sp. and encodes:
- a CDS encoding sigma-70 family RNA polymerase sigma factor; this translates as MLVESNTIENTQSLWDRFRMGDEKAYASIYEEYAQLMFSFGMRFTSNRELVKDCIHDVFVKIYSNRSNLNTTTNIKFYLFVALKNELINVFRKNISFCSIDSTESLLTVDYITEDNLIDKEEAQERNQKVIEILKILSPRQKEVLYYRYIEELSFEEIEQLMHINYQSIQNLIQRSIKKVRDTFPDFVTISLLPFLLKV
- a CDS encoding DJ-1 family glyoxalase III, whose protein sequence is MKKAVIFLATGFEETEAVGTIDVLRRGGIDVMISSVTGSKTVTGAHGISIKSDVLFNEMEYNDIDAFVLPGGMPGSSNLNAYIPLKELLISKYKEEKIIAAICAAPLVLGGLGLLKGRSVTCYPGFESKLIGAAPSGGPVEVDGNIITGKGPGLVFHFGLAIVNALKGASVEEEVASGLLL
- a CDS encoding energy transducer TonB; translation: MKFNKDDLYGFLGSVGFHLLILLVLSLTVLSTVVPEEDSGVLVNFGNVDEAAGTFEPLNTGQEPLETTTPPPPQVAQTETPKEELVTQDIEESVALAEAKKKKEEQRKKEEAVKREQDRIQKEKAEQQKLADAQRQKERAISNKVAGAFGAGSAAGSSQGSGQSGTGNQGSPFGNSDHGANEGVGGYGSFSLNGRSIGSGGLPRPAYTIQEEGRIVINITVDPKGNVIFSEIGKGTNIDNSSMRKSAIEAARRAKFNSINGNNNQSGTITYRYSLR
- a CDS encoding biopolymer transporter ExbD, with product MALKRRTKINENYSMASMTDVIFLLLIFFMISSTVVIPNAIKVTLPQSQKQTAAKPLTRLTIDAGLNYYVAFGNQREVQVTYDEITPFLQESYTKEPEMFVALYADESVPYKEIVKILNIANANKFKMVLATRPQR